One stretch of Arachis duranensis cultivar V14167 chromosome 1, aradu.V14167.gnm2.J7QH, whole genome shotgun sequence DNA includes these proteins:
- the LOC107489296 gene encoding zinc finger CCCH domain-containing protein 43 isoform X1, producing MGNLQTKWAASTVQPAESNSASSSSSLFTNGSGQQQPPQPPRAPLSSPSDHHQTSQEGALCGDLKGKLELKGEGRVGVEALDQVLNFGQQGVNGDDRDIEGSKRNSWEDDYVNGSVYDGNCVGAEKRKKRGAGRQTKVAKEQSQERQEPSERSGQTECKYYPSLPAAELNFLDLPIRPGEKDCAYYMQHGSCKFGENCKYNHPDPTTGGCDPPPMYDNVGSISFSGVLQQSASSVSSPGIVNKTSPFLPMMLSPTQVSPQDSDWNAYHYQAPICPYVMSMHPPTHVKNYPAIETNAYTPQQNQIQVGVDEFAEIPGDSKPKSKRKSYCKKNKLASLPPCNLNDKGLLLRPAPICPSTMSMHPPKYVMNNSTIKTNAYTPRQKQIQDGVDEFAKIPEDSKSKSKGKSRRQKNKLANLPPSTLNDKGLLLRPAPIKPSVMGIHPPTHVMNNPAIKTKASTPRQKQMQVGVDELAEIPGDSKSKSKRKSHHQKNKLASVPPCTLNNKGLPLKPDKSACPEYTCLGICKFGAGCKFAHPSNPPPPLTIHSVYQQSYTNSAGVEVAWMGSSDPTIQQTL from the exons ATGGGAAATCTGCAAACAAAATGGGCAGCGAGTACAGTCCAACCCGCTGAGTCCAattcagcttcttcttcttcttctttgtttaccAATGGTAGTGGTCAACAACAACCACCACAGCCTCCACGGGctcctctttcttctccttctgaTCACCATCAAACGTCCCAGGAAGGTGCCCTCTGCGGGGACCTTAAGGGCAAACTAGAATTGAAGGGTGAAGGGCGAGTGGGTGTTGAAGCTCTGGATCAAGTTTTAAACTTTGGTCAACAGGGTGTTAATGGTGATGATCGGGATATTGAGGGCTCGAAGAGGAATAGTTGGGAAGATGATTATGTGAATGGAAGTGTTTATGATGGCAACTGCGTTGGAgctgagaagagaaaaaagagaggcGCTGGTCGGCAAACGAag GTTGCTAAGGAGCAGTCACAAGAAAGACAAGAACCATCAGAAAGATCCGGCCAAACAGAATGCAAG TATTATCCATCACTACCAGCTGCAGAACTGAACTTTCTTGACCTGCCTATCCGTCCG GGAGAGAAAGATTGTGCCTATTACATGCAACATGGGTCATGTAAGTTTGGAGAAAACTGCAAGTATAATCATCCTGACCCGACAACTGGAGGATGCGATCCTCCTCCTATGTATGATAATGTAGGATCTATTTCATTCAGTGGTGTACTGCAACAGTCTGCATCATCAGTCTCTTCTCCAGGAATAGTAAACAAAACTTCTCCTTTTCTGCCAATGATGCTTTCGCCTACTCAAGTTTCTCCTCAAGATTCCGATTGGAATGCATATCATTATCAG GCACCTATATGCCCATATGTGATGAGTATGCATCCACCTACACATGTCAAGAACTACCCAGCTATCGAAACTAACGCTTATACGCCCCAACAAAATCAGATCCAAGTTGGAGTTGATGAGTTTGCAGAAATACCTGGGGATTCTAAGCCTAAATCCAAACGTAAATCTTACTGTAAGAAGAATAAGCTTGCAAGTTTACCTCCATGCAATCTCAATGACAAGGGCCTACTTTTGAGACCG GCACCGATCTGCCCATCTACGATGAGTATGCATCCACCTAAATATGTCATGAACAACTCAACAATCAAAACAAACGCTTATACGCCCCGACAAAAGCAGATCCAAGATGGAGTTGATGAGTTTGCAAAAATACCTGAAGATTCTAAGTCTAAATCCAAAGGTAAATCTCGCCGTCAGAAGAATAAGCTTGCAAATTTACCTCCAAGCACTCTCAATGACAAGGGCCTACTTTTGAGACCT GCACCTATCAAGCCATCTGTGATGGGTATACATCCACCTACACATGTCATGAATAACCCAGCAATCAAAACAAAAGCTTCTACGCCCCGACAAAAGCAGATGCAAGTTGGAGTTGATGAGCTTGCAGAAATACCTGGGGATTCCAAGTCTAAATCCAAACGTAAATCTCACCATCAGAAGAATAAGCTTGCAAGTGTACCTCCATGCACTCTCAATAACAAGGGCCTGCCTCTGAAACCT GACAAGAGTGCATGCCCCGAATACACTTGCCTCGGAATATGCAAGTTTGGAGCAGGTTGTAAGTTTGCCCACCCATCAAACCCTCCACCGCCATTGACAATCCATTCAGTTTATCAGCAATCCTACACAAACTCAGCTGGTGTTGAGGTGGCTTGGATGGGTTCAAGTGATCCCACAATTCAGCAAACTCTCTAA
- the LOC107489296 gene encoding zinc finger CCCH domain-containing protein 43 isoform X2, translating to MGNLQTKWAASTVQPAESNSASSSSSLFTNGSGQQQPPQPPRAPLSSPSDHHQTSQEGALCGDLKGKLELKGEGRVGVEALDQVLNFGQQGVNGDDRDIEGSKRNSWEDDYVNGSVYDGNCVGAEKRKKRGAGRQTKVAKEQSQERQEPSERSGQTECKYYPSLPAAELNFLDLPIRPGEKDCAYYMQHGSCKFGENCKYNHPDPTTGGCDPPPMYDNVGSISFSGVLQQSASSVSSPGIVNKTSPFLPMMLSPTQVSPQDSDWNAYHYQIQVGVDEFAEIPGDSKPKSKRKSYCKKNKLASLPPCNLNDKGLLLRPAPICPSTMSMHPPKYVMNNSTIKTNAYTPRQKQIQDGVDEFAKIPEDSKSKSKGKSRRQKNKLANLPPSTLNDKGLLLRPAPIKPSVMGIHPPTHVMNNPAIKTKASTPRQKQMQVGVDELAEIPGDSKSKSKRKSHHQKNKLASVPPCTLNNKGLPLKPDKSACPEYTCLGICKFGAGCKFAHPSNPPPPLTIHSVYQQSYTNSAGVEVAWMGSSDPTIQQTL from the exons ATGGGAAATCTGCAAACAAAATGGGCAGCGAGTACAGTCCAACCCGCTGAGTCCAattcagcttcttcttcttcttctttgtttaccAATGGTAGTGGTCAACAACAACCACCACAGCCTCCACGGGctcctctttcttctccttctgaTCACCATCAAACGTCCCAGGAAGGTGCCCTCTGCGGGGACCTTAAGGGCAAACTAGAATTGAAGGGTGAAGGGCGAGTGGGTGTTGAAGCTCTGGATCAAGTTTTAAACTTTGGTCAACAGGGTGTTAATGGTGATGATCGGGATATTGAGGGCTCGAAGAGGAATAGTTGGGAAGATGATTATGTGAATGGAAGTGTTTATGATGGCAACTGCGTTGGAgctgagaagagaaaaaagagaggcGCTGGTCGGCAAACGAag GTTGCTAAGGAGCAGTCACAAGAAAGACAAGAACCATCAGAAAGATCCGGCCAAACAGAATGCAAG TATTATCCATCACTACCAGCTGCAGAACTGAACTTTCTTGACCTGCCTATCCGTCCG GGAGAGAAAGATTGTGCCTATTACATGCAACATGGGTCATGTAAGTTTGGAGAAAACTGCAAGTATAATCATCCTGACCCGACAACTGGAGGATGCGATCCTCCTCCTATGTATGATAATGTAGGATCTATTTCATTCAGTGGTGTACTGCAACAGTCTGCATCATCAGTCTCTTCTCCAGGAATAGTAAACAAAACTTCTCCTTTTCTGCCAATGATGCTTTCGCCTACTCAAGTTTCTCCTCAAGATTCCGATTGGAATGCATATCATTATCAG ATCCAAGTTGGAGTTGATGAGTTTGCAGAAATACCTGGGGATTCTAAGCCTAAATCCAAACGTAAATCTTACTGTAAGAAGAATAAGCTTGCAAGTTTACCTCCATGCAATCTCAATGACAAGGGCCTACTTTTGAGACCG GCACCGATCTGCCCATCTACGATGAGTATGCATCCACCTAAATATGTCATGAACAACTCAACAATCAAAACAAACGCTTATACGCCCCGACAAAAGCAGATCCAAGATGGAGTTGATGAGTTTGCAAAAATACCTGAAGATTCTAAGTCTAAATCCAAAGGTAAATCTCGCCGTCAGAAGAATAAGCTTGCAAATTTACCTCCAAGCACTCTCAATGACAAGGGCCTACTTTTGAGACCT GCACCTATCAAGCCATCTGTGATGGGTATACATCCACCTACACATGTCATGAATAACCCAGCAATCAAAACAAAAGCTTCTACGCCCCGACAAAAGCAGATGCAAGTTGGAGTTGATGAGCTTGCAGAAATACCTGGGGATTCCAAGTCTAAATCCAAACGTAAATCTCACCATCAGAAGAATAAGCTTGCAAGTGTACCTCCATGCACTCTCAATAACAAGGGCCTGCCTCTGAAACCT GACAAGAGTGCATGCCCCGAATACACTTGCCTCGGAATATGCAAGTTTGGAGCAGGTTGTAAGTTTGCCCACCCATCAAACCCTCCACCGCCATTGACAATCCATTCAGTTTATCAGCAATCCTACACAAACTCAGCTGGTGTTGAGGTGGCTTGGATGGGTTCAAGTGATCCCACAATTCAGCAAACTCTCTAA